One segment of Solanum stenotomum isolate F172 chromosome 1, ASM1918654v1, whole genome shotgun sequence DNA contains the following:
- the LOC125846272 gene encoding protein SOSEKI 1: MEGQNQGGGEVRRLHIIYFLSRKGRIEHPHLIRVHHFSRNGIRLKDIKRWLGELRGKDMPESFAWSYKRKYKTGYVWQDLLDEDLITPISDNEYVLKGSEIPSITTIKDVSCGEKEVTTAIMQKEQTKQEDQDQVFLMDSSKKISLEIEQDSQNNISSETSTLTTNSPKFEEEEEKKAGNKFENNSSFSSSSSSSISSFGSMKTKKKTEDSEEKIDTSQNTEKTSKNPKFNKSRSYSNGASSIFRNLITCGAVDTNDSGIIPLKKNKTSAEKTVSFSSEICKADKIGGSQRIFGTAWNQQQTNPRKSCDGAFSVSKNKSEFGSRRSVSANYKPIHGPNCSQCGKPFKPEKLHAHMKSCKGMKALSKGAHSAAAATDKTSKNAPKIDSL; encoded by the exons ATGGAAGGACAAAATCAAGGAGGAGGAGAAGTGAGAAGActtcatatcatatattttttgagtAGAAAAGGTCGTATTGAACATCCTCATCTCATTAGAGTGCATCATTTCTCTAGAAATGGCATTCGTCTTAAAG ATATTAAGAGATGGTTGGGAGAATTGCGAGGAAAAGACATGCCTGAATCTTTTGCTTGGTCATATAAGAG GAAATACAAAACAGGATATGTATGGCAAGACTTATTGGATGAAGATCTCATTACTCCAATATCGGACAATGAATATGTCCTTAAAGGATCTGAAATTCCATCCATCACCACAATTAAAG ATGTTTcatgtggtgaaaaagaagtaACAACAGCAATCATGCAAAAGgaacaaacaaaacaagaagatcaagatcaagtttTTCTCATGGATTCATCAAAGAAAATCTCTTTAGAAATCGAACAAGattctcaaaataatatttcttctGAAACATCCACACTCACCACAAATTCACCAAAattcgaagaagaagaagaaaaaaaagctGGTAACAAATTCGAGaacaattcttctttttcttcttcttcttcttcttctatttcttcttttgGTTCGATGAAAACCAAGAAGAAAACAGAGGATAgtgaagaaaaaatagacacTAGTCAGAATACTGAAAAAACATCGAAAAAcccgaaattcaataagagTAGAAGCTATTCAAATGGAGCTTCAAGTATTTTCAGGAATTTGATTACTTGTGGCGCTGTTGATACTAATGACTCTGGAATTATTccactcaaaaaaaataaaacttctgCTGAAAAAACAGTTAGTTTTTCATCAGAGATCTGTAAAGCTGATAAAATTGGAGGATCTCAGAGGATTTTTGGGACTGCTTGGAATCAACAACAGACTAATCCAAG GAAAAGCTGCGATGGGGCATTCAGTGTGTCAAAGAATAAAAGTGAATTTGGTAGTCGTAGATCAGTTTCTGCTAATTATAAGCCAATCCATGGACCCAACTGCTC GCAATGTGGAAAGCCATTCAAGCCAGAGAAACTTCATGCCCACATGAAGTCCTGCAAAGGGATGAAAGCTCTGTCAAAGGGTGCTCATTCTGCTGCTGCTGCTACTGACAAGACATCcaaaaatgcaccaaaaatAGATTCTCTTTGA
- the LOC125877120 gene encoding uncharacterized protein LOC125877120 translates to MASLTPGILLKLLQHLDDKETKVAGQHRSALLQVISIVPSLDDDPWKSRGFYLRVSDSQHSAYVSVSEQDVELILSDKIQLGQFIHVTRLDSGSPVPVLRGVKPVPNRRPCVGDPKDLISSDFLTARNRPDPKRGKKNGEVKRVEAKTKINRVVVSEDVKSRRQSIGNGKVDGLEMRRLSLDSVRRGWDRSPGEKNGAGATTPRSKSKTGFPGSDSLPSVKKRSLDKVSTPRHSTASISPLTSRNNIVSPRSVSKPTRRDVELIVSPRSVSKPTRKNLELIVSPRAVSKPARKDLELSQDETLPCNLTKVAHSFKNWSDSRISWSSLPSTVRDLGKEVTSLRNVAFLSAMHALEEAAAAEGVIQCMSMFAELCESSKKVPAGQLVEQFLNLHQNMQKAASLTKSLVTKTPEVKGNDKLCLQNAFPEICHNVTNKNGASWIQAAIDSELSKFCLFIKEDQKGNLDSEKSHYIILENTPKISEAENHSPIIKQSTKTNGPSGPDSSGRRSVSKPKQHLPATRRTNIEREEWSKGSGLKEAANLAEKLLSSSRAWFLNFLDDALSKGVGLDTVDGDSEIVDLLGQLKSVNQWLDDMLKLGNRMDERVEGLKQKLYRFLLDHVDSSILGGK, encoded by the exons ATGGCGTCTCTAACGCCTGGTATTTTGCTTAAACTCTTACAACATCTTGATGATAAAGAAACCAAAGTTGCTGGCCAACACCGCTCTGCTCTTCTTCAG GTGATTAGTATTGTTCCTTCACTTGATGATGATCCATGGAAAAGCAGGGGATTTTATTTAAGGGTATCAGATTCTCAACATTCAGCTTACGTTTCTGTATCAGAACAAGATGTTGAGTTGATACTGAGTGACAAGATCCAACTGGGTCAGTTCATTCATGTTACTCGTCTTGATTCCGGTTCCCCTGTTCCGGTTCTTCGTGGAGTCAAGCCGGTTCCCAACAGGCGCCCATGTGTTGGGGATCCTAAAGATTTGATTTCTAGTGATTTTCTCACTGCTCGGAACCGACCCGACCCGAAAAGAGGGAAGAAGAATGGTGAAGTGAAAAGGGTCGAGGCGAAAACCAAAATAAACAGAGTGGTGGTGAGTGAAGATGTAAAATCAAGAAGACAGTCCATTGGGAATGGGAAGGTGGATGGGTTAGAGATGAGGAGATTGAGTTTGGATTCAGTTAGAAGAGGATGGGATCGGAGCCCCGGTGAGAAAAATGGTGCTGGAGCTACTACACCTAGGTCCAAATCAAAAACCGGGTTTCCGGGTTCGGACTCT CTTCCTTCTGTGAAGAAGCGTTCTTTAGATAAAGTTTCAACACCAAGACATTCAACTGCAAGTATTTCACCGCTTACAAGTAGGAATAATATTGTGTCACCAAGGTCAGTTAGCAAGCCCACTAGAAGAGATGTAGAGCTTATTGTGTCACCAAGATCAGTTAGCAAGCCTACTAGAAAAAATCTAGAGCTTATTGTCTCACCAAGAGCAGTTAGCAAGCCTGCTAGAAAAGATCTAGAGCTTTCACAAGATGAGACTCTTCCGTGCAATCTGACAAAGGTGGCCCACAGTTTCAAAAATTGGTCCGACTCAAGGATTTCATGGAGTTCACTTCCATCAACAGTTCGTGATCTTGGCAAG GAAGTGACAAGTTTAAGGAATGTTGCATTTCTATCTGCTATGCATGCATTAGAAGAAGCTGCTGCCGCAGAAGGTGTCATCCAGTGCATGAG TATGTTTGCAGAACTATGTGAATCATCGAAGAAAGTACCTGCTGGACAATTGGTTGAGCAATTTTTAAACCTTCATCAAAACATGCAGAAAGCAGCGTCTCTTACCAAATCATTGGTGACGAAAACTCCTGAAGTGAAAGGCAATGATAAGTTGTGTCTGCAGAATGCCTTTCCAGAAATTTGCCATAACGTTACCAATAAGAACGGGGCCTCTTGGATTCAAGCTGCAATTGACTCCGAACTTTCCAAATTCTGTTTGTTCATAAAGGAAGACCAGAAGGGAAATTTGGATAGTGAGAAATCTCATTACATTATACTAGAGAACACTCCAAAGATTAGTGAAGCAGAAAACCATTCGCCTATAATCAAGCAAAGCACTAAAACCAATGGGCCATCTGGTCCTGATTCTAGTGGAAGAAGATCAGTATCTAAACCGAAGCAGCATTTACCAGCTACAAGAAGAACAAATATTGAAAGGGAAGAGTGGTCCAAAGGGAGTGGGCTGAAAGAGGCCGCAAATTTAGCAGAAAAGTTGCTTTCTTCATCTCGAGCTTGGTTCTTGAACTTCTTAGATGATGCATTGAGCAAGGGAGTTGGGCTGGATACTGTAGACGGAGATTCTGAAATTGTAGATCTTCTTGGTCAGCTCAAAAGCGTCAATCAGTGGTTGGATGACATGCTTAAGTTAGGTAACAGAATGGATGAGAGGGTAGAAGGATTAAAACAGAAGTTATATAGGTTCTTGCTCGATCATGTTGACTCCTCGATTCTTGGAGGCAAGTAA